A genome region from Proteus vulgaris includes the following:
- a CDS encoding excisionase: MQMLTLEEWAQERYKSRPPKLGTLQRYARGGLFYPPARKEGGIWRVREDADLVGNLTSPVINNNDNPILQRILKDGCQTS, from the coding sequence ATGCAAATGTTGACTTTAGAGGAGTGGGCACAAGAAAGATATAAAAGTCGTCCACCAAAGTTAGGAACGCTACAACGATATGCTCGTGGTGGCCTGTTCTACCCACCAGCAAGGAAAGAAGGTGGCATTTGGCGCGTGAGAGAAGATGCCGACCTTGTCGGTAATTTGACATCACCGGTTATCAATAACAACGATAACCCTATTTTACAAAGGATCCTCAAAGATGGCTGCCAGACCTCGTAA
- a CDS encoding SAM-dependent methyltransferase — MFYFDKQDDRILFNDIRAEEHILCDGRILNITPDVISDFKNLPFSNNTFYQVLFDPPHLIRVGKNSWMFKKYGSLNKESWREDLSKGFSEAFRVLRPGGTLLFKWNETQIPAKQILALTNEKPTVVQRVGKNDKTHWISFLKEIE; from the coding sequence ATGTTTTATTTTGATAAACAAGATGACCGTATTTTATTTAATGATATTAGAGCTGAAGAACATATTTTATGTGACGGAAGAATTTTAAATATAACACCAGATGTTATTTCTGATTTTAAAAACCTTCCATTTTCTAATAATACATTTTACCAAGTGTTATTTGACCCACCTCATTTAATTAGAGTTGGTAAAAATAGTTGGATGTTTAAAAAATACGGTTCGTTAAATAAAGAATCATGGAGAGAAGATTTAAGTAAAGGGTTTAGTGAAGCATTTAGAGTGCTTAGGCCTGGAGGGACATTACTGTTCAAATGGAATGAAACCCAAATACCAGCCAAACAAATATTAGCTTTAACCAATGAAAAACCAACCGTTGTTCAGCGTGTAGGGAAAAATGATAAAACACATTGGATCTCTTTTCTTAAAGAGATTGAATAA
- the ssb gene encoding single-stranded DNA-binding protein: MANGSVNKVILIGNLGRDPEIRYLPSGGAVANLAVATSEKWRDKQTGDNREKTEWHRVVLFGKLADIASGYLCKGSQIYIEGQLQTREWDDNGVKRYTTEIVVKVGGSMQMLGGASKSAGSQSAQQNQPPAQSQAQSSQPPMDFDDDIPFAPIGLMYPRHLINVI, encoded by the coding sequence ATGGCTAACGGATCAGTAAACAAAGTAATTCTTATCGGTAATTTAGGTCGTGACCCTGAAATTCGTTATCTTCCCTCTGGTGGTGCTGTTGCTAATTTAGCTGTGGCCACAAGTGAAAAATGGCGAGATAAACAAACGGGTGACAACCGAGAAAAGACAGAATGGCACCGTGTCGTTCTGTTTGGAAAACTCGCAGATATCGCCAGTGGCTATTTGTGCAAAGGCTCTCAAATTTATATTGAGGGCCAACTACAAACGCGCGAATGGGATGATAACGGTGTTAAACGCTATACAACAGAAATTGTTGTAAAAGTTGGCGGTTCGATGCAGATGCTAGGTGGTGCTAGTAAATCAGCAGGGTCACAGTCGGCACAGCAAAATCAGCCACCAGCTCAATCTCAAGCACAGAGTAGTCAACCACCAATGGATTTTGACGATGATATTCCATTCGCACCGATTGGGCTGATGTATCCACGCCATTTAATTAATGTGATTTAG
- a CDS encoding HD family hydrolase, translated as MSYIATATNKHFYYLDVRIEDIDIQDIASGLANECRFNGQIDNFYSVAQHSVYASYLVAPEFALEALLHDASEAYVKDLPSPLKKLLPEYKLIELRVEKMIRKKFGLPESISDAVHFADLMMLATEKRDLEIDVGSNWLMLEGIPASDFVVNPLTPPQAKALFLRRFNELYNGAENG; from the coding sequence ATGTCTTATATTGCAACAGCAACAAATAAGCACTTCTATTACCTCGATGTACGGATCGAGGATATAGATATTCAAGATATTGCCAGTGGTCTTGCTAATGAATGTCGCTTTAATGGACAGATTGATAATTTCTATTCTGTTGCTCAGCATTCTGTATATGCAAGTTATTTAGTTGCACCTGAATTTGCTTTAGAGGCCCTACTTCATGATGCCAGTGAAGCTTATGTCAAAGACCTACCATCACCACTTAAAAAGCTATTGCCTGAATATAAATTAATTGAATTACGTGTAGAAAAGATGATCCGCAAAAAGTTTGGATTACCCGAATCTATATCTGATGCAGTTCATTTTGCTGACTTAATGATGTTAGCCACAGAAAAGCGTGATTTAGAAATTGATGTAGGTAGTAACTGGTTAATGCTTGAGGGTATTCCAGCAAGTGATTTTGTTGTTAACCCACTAACACCACCACAAGCAAAAGCTTTATTCCTCCGCCGTTTTAATGAACTTTATAATGGGGCTGAAAATGGCTAA
- a CDS encoding LexA family protein, protein METVGERIKQRRRQLKMTQKDIAERVGISASAVTQWESDNTGLSAESLLKLSSVLNCNPTWLMFGTGLPEDDVKLQAAIYKSIPIISWVQAGVWTETYCESDPSDYKYVDTNLKLSDKAFALIVKGQSMTTYNGELSIPEGAVVIVEPDYGYLDDINGKIVIAQQKGSDEATIKKLIIDGPNKYLAPLNPQFNPIQINGDCVIAGKVKQVIINLD, encoded by the coding sequence ATGGAAACAGTAGGAGAGAGAATAAAGCAGCGTAGACGACAGTTAAAAATGACTCAAAAAGATATAGCTGAACGTGTTGGTATATCAGCGTCAGCGGTTACTCAATGGGAAAGTGACAACACTGGTTTATCTGCAGAAAGTTTATTAAAACTATCATCCGTTTTGAATTGCAATCCAACATGGTTAATGTTCGGAACAGGACTTCCTGAGGATGATGTTAAATTACAAGCTGCTATTTATAAGTCTATACCTATCATTAGTTGGGTCCAGGCTGGAGTATGGACTGAAACATACTGTGAATCAGATCCTAGTGATTACAAATATGTTGATACCAATTTAAAATTATCAGATAAAGCATTTGCACTAATCGTTAAAGGTCAATCAATGACTACATACAACGGGGAGTTGAGTATTCCTGAAGGAGCAGTGGTTATAGTTGAACCTGATTATGGTTATCTAGATGATATAAATGGAAAAATAGTTATAGCACAACAAAAAGGTAGTGATGAAGCTACTATTAAAAAACTTATTATTGATGGACCAAACAAATACTTAGCTCCTTTAAATCCACAATTTAACCCTATTCAAATAAACGGTGACTGCGTTATAGCTGGTAAAGTTAAACAAGTCATTATAAATCTAGACTGA
- a CDS encoding Cro/CI family transcriptional regulator, whose protein sequence is MLKSLVLEHFGGTVKTASALGVSHSAVCQWSLIVPEKQALKIDRLTKGALKYSPEFYTNNNKTV, encoded by the coding sequence ATGCTTAAAAGTTTAGTTTTAGAACATTTTGGGGGAACGGTAAAAACAGCTTCGGCACTTGGAGTTTCTCATAGCGCTGTTTGTCAATGGTCGCTTATTGTTCCTGAAAAACAAGCCTTGAAAATAGATAGATTAACTAAAGGAGCTCTTAAATACAGTCCCGAATTTTATACAAACAATAACAAAACCGTTTAA
- a CDS encoding YmfL family putative regulatory protein, with amino-acid sequence MSNQSIKQVVKEMCEATAGGREAMAGALGLSLTSFNNKLYEKNGCRSFDLNELLAMQDISKTVLFAEFVARESNRLLVDRISPAELDETELFVLRSGVDEMQGRLALFMKDSLADGVIDNEEEQKIKMMLDGLISQIRTFMNAFVSLHQKRN; translated from the coding sequence ATGAGTAACCAATCAATAAAACAGGTAGTGAAAGAAATGTGTGAGGCGACAGCTGGTGGGCGTGAGGCAATGGCTGGAGCACTTGGTCTGTCTTTAACGTCATTTAATAACAAGCTTTATGAGAAAAACGGTTGTCGCTCATTTGATTTAAACGAGTTGTTAGCGATGCAAGATATTTCTAAGACCGTTTTATTTGCTGAATTTGTCGCTCGTGAATCAAATCGTTTACTCGTTGACAGAATTAGTCCTGCGGAACTGGATGAAACGGAATTGTTTGTACTGCGTAGTGGTGTTGACGAAATGCAGGGGCGTTTAGCGTTATTCATGAAAGATAGCTTGGCTGATGGCGTTATTGATAACGAAGAAGAGCAAAAGATAAAAATGATGTTGGATGGATTAATTTCGCAGATCCGCACATTTATGAATGCGTTTGTTTCGTTGCATCAAAAGAGAAATTAA
- a CDS encoding DUF4222 domain-containing protein: protein MSNENPNQLDRYYKNHRGIVVHVVRYDREKQRVIFMLDGCDDPQCEPLQRFKEKYTHIK, encoded by the coding sequence ATGAGCAATGAGAACCCAAACCAACTTGATCGCTACTACAAAAATCACAGGGGTATCGTTGTTCATGTTGTTCGTTATGACAGAGAAAAACAGCGAGTCATTTTTATGCTGGATGGTTGTGACGATCCACAATGTGAACCCTTACAACGATTTAAAGAGAAGTACACACATATTAAGTAA
- a CDS encoding replication protein — MSLLLLKSRPLVVIPELAVRLGLNEAMLLQQIQYWLTETTSGVEYDGSRWIYNTVEEWKNQFPFFSESTIKRAFTNLKKQGVLRIEQINKSNHDRTNYYAINYDHHLLTDEVNMTQSNGDNSSSRTVQNDLIDKRKLKPSSSSKCTVLNGSKWPVLTENTTEITSEITSESTTETDHSSQNSGESSDQPKNDFLTRYPEAVIYSPNFQKWGDEGDLKTAKWMFGRVKKLNPSALEPTWYDWANDIRLMRQIDGRTHEQICGLFDWANKDSFWHQNILSPRKLRKHFDELIVRSQKPKDEPKVQVDTVERDSAFSRLIGSRSKPQNRIEEIALELAGKTGIRRMSEFSGRQAWNSIWKQATEMSQEAQ; from the coding sequence ATGAGTTTATTATTACTAAAAAGTCGCCCTTTAGTCGTTATTCCTGAATTAGCGGTACGTCTTGGTTTAAATGAGGCGATGCTGTTACAGCAAATTCAATATTGGCTAACTGAAACTACTTCAGGTGTTGAATATGACGGCTCACGCTGGATTTATAACACCGTCGAAGAGTGGAAAAATCAATTTCCTTTTTTCTCTGAATCAACGATTAAACGTGCTTTTACTAATTTGAAAAAGCAGGGCGTTTTACGTATCGAGCAAATCAATAAATCGAACCATGACCGTACTAATTATTATGCGATTAACTACGATCACCACTTGCTGACCGATGAGGTCAATATGACCCAATCGAACGGTGATAACTCATCTAGTCGAACAGTTCAAAATGACCTTATCGATAAGCGCAAATTGAAACCTTCAAGCAGTTCAAAATGCACTGTTCTGAACGGGTCAAAATGGCCTGTTCTTACAGAGAATACAACAGAGATTACTTCAGAGATTACTTCAGAGAGTACAACAGAAACAGATCATTCGTCGCAGAATTCTGGCGAATCCAGCGACCAGCCAAAAAATGATTTTTTAACTCGTTATCCCGAAGCGGTAATTTACAGCCCTAACTTCCAAAAATGGGGTGATGAAGGTGATTTGAAAACGGCGAAATGGATGTTTGGTCGTGTTAAAAAACTGAATCCATCCGCGCTAGAGCCTACTTGGTATGACTGGGCGAATGATATTCGTTTGATGCGCCAAATCGATGGACGTACCCATGAACAAATTTGTGGATTGTTCGACTGGGCCAACAAAGATTCATTCTGGCACCAAAACATTTTAAGCCCTCGTAAGTTACGTAAACACTTTGATGAGCTGATCGTTCGTAGTCAAAAACCAAAGGATGAGCCAAAGGTTCAAGTTGATACTGTTGAACGTGACAGCGCATTCTCACGCTTGATTGGTTCTCGCTCTAAACCTCAAAACCGTATTGAAGAGATCGCACTTGAATTAGCAGGTAAGACAGGCATTCGTCGTATGAGTGAGTTTTCGGGGCGCCAGGCATGGAACAGCATTTGGAAACAAGCGACTGAAATGTCACAGGAGGCTCAGTAA
- a CDS encoding RusA family crossover junction endodeoxyribonuclease, which translates to MPELVLILPFPPSVNTYWRNTKRGTLVSAKGRVFRANAIAAVYEQLKRRPKAIESDVFVSVKLYPPTRQARDIDNFLKAPFDALTHAGVWVDDKQIKKMDVEWMDVIKGGKLEITIRQHSKNVMYGHE; encoded by the coding sequence ATGCCTGAACTAGTTCTCATACTCCCATTTCCACCTAGCGTAAATACTTATTGGAGAAATACCAAAAGAGGAACCTTAGTTAGTGCAAAAGGGCGAGTCTTTAGAGCAAATGCGATTGCAGCAGTCTATGAACAATTAAAGCGTAGACCTAAAGCGATTGAGAGTGATGTGTTTGTTTCAGTGAAATTATATCCCCCAACTAGGCAAGCTAGAGATATTGATAATTTCTTAAAAGCACCTTTTGATGCCCTTACTCATGCCGGTGTATGGGTGGATGATAAACAGATTAAAAAAATGGATGTTGAATGGATGGACGTTATTAAAGGCGGGAAGCTTGAAATAACCATTCGTCAGCATAGTAAAAATGTGATGTACGGTCACGAGTAA
- a CDS encoding DUF968 domain-containing protein: MKLLLTPYIQPELGVVLLKPGAELLEQFKNHHRVIISDVPKSLDVLPSGALTGDEQPILNNKHIVQFLNSKKVIHTIDKVAPMDTWVIRHIQCCQIDNDEDNYHHHELVTTFHEVGVIRTCWHHDNHIRNSSAGWVAELAHKNRINWMLDTIRSRLRLDDGHQLTIPDFFSFAVMHSLVDELPEAILRQILNWSDKQEERRVHGGFPEADIIPSNVTALSVMNERLDAIKPVIKVSVDPEPPASFLLKPKMQRWESPDWLQWVKTQPCCVCGQQADDPHHIIGHGMGGMGTKAHDLFTIPLCRIHHDELHRDPKQWEATHGNQLELLFHFLNRSLGIGAFI, translated from the coding sequence ATGAAATTATTATTAACGCCTTATATTCAGCCAGAACTTGGTGTTGTGTTGCTTAAACCGGGTGCTGAATTACTTGAGCAATTTAAAAATCACCATCGTGTGATTATCAGTGATGTGCCTAAAAGTTTAGATGTGCTGCCCTCAGGTGCATTAACGGGTGATGAACAGCCTATTTTAAACAATAAGCACATCGTCCAATTTCTCAATAGTAAAAAAGTGATCCACACCATCGATAAGGTGGCACCGATGGATACATGGGTTATTCGTCATATTCAATGCTGTCAGATCGATAACGATGAAGATAATTATCATCACCATGAATTAGTAACGACCTTTCATGAAGTGGGTGTAATCCGCACTTGTTGGCATCACGATAATCATATTAGAAATTCATCTGCTGGGTGGGTTGCTGAATTGGCCCATAAAAACCGCATTAACTGGATGTTAGATACTATTCGTAGTCGCTTGAGATTAGATGATGGCCACCAGCTAACGATACCTGATTTTTTCTCATTTGCAGTAATGCATAGTTTGGTTGATGAATTACCCGAAGCAATATTACGCCAGATTTTAAATTGGTCAGATAAACAAGAAGAACGCAGAGTTCACGGTGGTTTTCCTGAGGCAGATATTATTCCAAGCAACGTAACTGCATTATCTGTAATGAATGAACGTTTAGATGCGATAAAGCCGGTTATTAAAGTATCTGTCGATCCGGAGCCACCAGCGTCATTTCTTCTTAAACCTAAAATGCAACGTTGGGAAAGCCCCGACTGGCTCCAATGGGTAAAGACTCAACCGTGTTGCGTGTGTGGGCAACAGGCTGATGATCCGCACCACATCATAGGTCATGGCATGGGCGGTATGGGTACTAAGGCTCACGACTTATTCACTATTCCATTATGCCGCATTCACCATGATGAGTTACATCGAGACCCAAAACAATGGGAAGCCACTCACGGCAATCAACTCGAATTGTTATTTCATTTTTTAAACCGTTCATTAGGCATCGGTGCATTTATTTAA
- a CDS encoding antiterminator Q family protein: MRDIQTRLELWGAWAASENSGVDWKPIAAGFNGLLPNTKKSRLRCDDDEGILLDSCVACLKKYQPREYELIIAHFVVGISLRNIAKKRKCADGTVRKELQSAMGFINGCLCFILI; encoded by the coding sequence ATGAGAGATATTCAAACTAGATTAGAGCTATGGGGGGCATGGGCAGCATCAGAAAATAGTGGTGTTGATTGGAAACCTATAGCCGCAGGCTTTAATGGATTATTACCTAATACAAAAAAATCCAGACTTAGGTGTGATGATGATGAAGGAATACTTTTAGACAGTTGTGTAGCATGTTTGAAAAAATATCAACCTAGAGAATACGAATTAATTATAGCTCATTTTGTTGTCGGAATATCTTTACGTAATATAGCTAAAAAAAGAAAGTGCGCTGATGGTACAGTAAGAAAAGAACTTCAATCAGCAATGGGTTTTATAAATGGTTGTTTATGTTTTATTTTAATTTGA
- a CDS encoding DNA-methyltransferase — protein sequence MQLFNDDALSVLKTLPENSIDLIVTDPPYFRVKSCAWDNQWDSVEAYLSWLDEVLAEFWRVLKPNGSLYLFCGSKLASDTELLVRGRFNVLSHIIWAKPSGPWRRQNKESLRAFFPSTERILFAEHYQRPVTAKGSEFSLKCKELKQNVFKPLIDYFRNARLSLQVSAKEIDQATGKQMCSHWFGSSQWQLPGEEDYKKLQTLFTHIADKQEKISPLSRHFSELEREQLTLQKDYQELIKEYGLLRRPFFVTADVPYTDVWTYPPVQYYPGKHPCEKPSDMMEHIIRSSSREGDLVADFFMGSGATLKAALKLNRKVLGVELEKEHFEQTEQEIKKLTCK from the coding sequence ATGCAACTATTTAACGATGACGCACTCTCTGTATTGAAAACACTACCCGAAAATAGCATTGATTTAATTGTGACTGATCCACCGTATTTCAGAGTGAAATCGTGTGCATGGGATAATCAGTGGGATAGTGTTGAGGCATATCTATCTTGGCTTGATGAGGTATTAGCTGAATTCTGGCGGGTATTAAAGCCTAATGGAAGTTTGTATTTATTCTGTGGATCCAAATTAGCGTCAGATACTGAACTGCTTGTTCGTGGGCGATTTAATGTATTAAGCCATATAATTTGGGCTAAACCATCAGGACCATGGCGACGACAAAATAAAGAAAGCCTCCGTGCCTTTTTTCCTTCAACAGAACGAATACTTTTCGCTGAACATTATCAGAGACCGGTTACAGCCAAAGGTTCTGAATTCTCTTTAAAATGCAAAGAGCTAAAACAGAACGTATTTAAGCCCCTGATTGATTATTTTAGAAATGCTCGTTTATCACTGCAGGTGAGTGCAAAAGAAATAGACCAAGCAACAGGTAAGCAAATGTGCAGTCATTGGTTTGGTAGTAGTCAGTGGCAATTACCCGGCGAAGAAGACTATAAAAAGTTACAAACACTGTTTACACACATTGCTGATAAACAAGAAAAAATATCACCGTTATCTCGTCACTTTAGTGAGTTAGAACGAGAACAACTCACTTTACAAAAAGACTACCAAGAGTTAATAAAAGAATATGGTTTATTAAGACGACCATTCTTTGTGACTGCAGATGTACCTTATACAGATGTGTGGACTTATCCCCCTGTTCAATATTACCCCGGCAAACATCCTTGCGAGAAACCATCAGACATGATGGAACATATTATTCGTTCTAGCAGTCGTGAGGGAGATCTGGTTGCTGATTTCTTTATGGGATCAGGCGCAACTCTGAAAGCAGCATTAAAACTTAATCGAAAGGTTTTAGGTGTTGAGCTTGAGAAAGAGCACTTTGAACAAACAGAGCAAGAAATAAAAAAGCTAACTTGTAAGTAA
- a CDS encoding antiterminator Q family protein, with product MTCSDDDRLLIDGVISHLKRIRKEDWLELIVTHYIYGISKRGIAKLWNVNEGRIG from the coding sequence ATTACGTGCAGTGATGATGATAGATTATTAATTGATGGTGTTATTAGCCATTTAAAACGAATTAGGAAAGAAGATTGGTTGGAATTAATTGTTACTCATTATATTTATGGAATATCAAAGCGTGGCATTGCTAAATTATGGAATGTAAATGAAGGGCGCATTGGATAG
- a CDS encoding bacteriophage protein — MRMEKLTNATYGTAGLTAFFASLSLYEWGFVIGMGFSMLLGLATYFMTQREQRKRTALFAELVHRNCSSDPQDIEKIVGEMLTKAKKDI, encoded by the coding sequence ATGCGCATGGAAAAATTAACCAATGCTACCTACGGAACGGCTGGCTTAACTGCCTTTTTTGCAAGTCTTTCACTTTATGAATGGGGATTTGTAATAGGGATGGGATTCAGCATGCTCCTTGGATTAGCGACTTACTTTATGACACAGCGAGAACAACGGAAACGAACAGCGTTATTTGCTGAATTAGTTCATCGAAATTGTTCTAGTGATCCGCAAGACATAGAAAAGATAGTTGGTGAAATGCTGACTAAAGCTAAAAAGGACATTTAA
- a CDS encoding lysozyme gives MNLKQKVAAVASAGAVSIAITMIGYFEGVRYEPYRDVAGILTVCYGHTGNDIIPGKTYTQQECDELLQKDFIRTQQQVDVLVKVPLDDKTKASLYSFAFNVGTTAFARSTLLKKLNSGDQYGACEEMKRWVYAGGKVWRGLVSRRDAESALCHGNL, from the coding sequence ATGAATCTAAAACAGAAGGTAGCAGCAGTTGCGAGTGCCGGTGCGGTAAGTATTGCGATAACTATGATTGGTTACTTTGAAGGTGTGCGTTATGAACCTTATCGTGATGTCGCTGGGATCCTGACTGTTTGTTATGGCCATACTGGAAACGACATTATTCCAGGTAAGACATACACACAGCAAGAATGTGACGAGTTACTTCAGAAAGACTTTATTAGAACGCAACAACAAGTTGATGTCCTGGTTAAAGTTCCACTGGATGATAAAACAAAAGCTTCTCTATATTCCTTTGCTTTTAATGTTGGTACCACAGCCTTTGCACGTTCTACATTGCTAAAGAAATTAAACTCAGGTGATCAGTATGGCGCTTGTGAAGAAATGAAACGCTGGGTTTATGCAGGCGGAAAGGTTTGGCGAGGGTTAGTCAGTCGTAGAGATGCGGAGTCAGCACTATGTCATGGAAACCTTTAA
- a CDS encoding lysis protein, giving the protein MKHWKLYIVIVIVGIIAGGCVLINAQAKRINTLTENHKKLTAMLEEQKIINADYQARIERLNQLDTRHTQELVNAKNEISRLRDISERHPERVYIKANCSKSEGVTTTSGMDDATTAKPTDSAIRNYWLLRERIAESEQMIKGLQDYIREECVQ; this is encoded by the coding sequence ATGAAGCATTGGAAACTTTACATTGTTATTGTGATAGTAGGGATTATTGCTGGTGGTTGTGTGCTGATTAATGCACAAGCGAAAAGAATTAACACACTGACAGAAAACCACAAAAAACTTACCGCCATGCTCGAAGAGCAAAAGATTATCAATGCAGACTATCAAGCACGCATAGAGCGACTAAATCAACTTGATACAAGGCACACTCAGGAGCTTGTTAATGCAAAGAATGAAATTAGTCGTTTGCGTGATATCAGTGAGCGTCATCCTGAGCGGGTGTACATCAAAGCCAACTGTTCAAAATCCGAAGGCGTTACCACCACCTCCGGCATGGATGATGCAACCACCGCCAAACCTACTGACTCCGCTATCCGAAATTATTGGTTACTCAGAGAGCGAATTGCAGAATCAGAGCAGATGATTAAAGGGTTGCAGGATTATATTAGAGAGGAGTGTGTTCAATGA
- a CDS encoding Rha family transcriptional regulator, which produces MSNVVVIPEFNFQKMVMASDGKVFTTSKKIAEYFGKRHKNVLKKIKQTISDCPSEFAGLNFEPTDYIDKNGDIQPMYKLSKDGYMLLVMSFTGKSAMLIKIKFIQAFNWMVDQINRWKGLGEEAQHRHALKSAKSELKGRLGSQLMNKRKKEKKALQLEYEQILSLTQPKLLFVDE; this is translated from the coding sequence ATGAGTAATGTAGTCGTTATTCCTGAATTTAATTTTCAAAAAATGGTTATGGCATCTGACGGTAAAGTGTTCACAACGAGTAAAAAGATTGCTGAGTATTTTGGTAAGCGCCATAAGAATGTGTTGAAGAAAATAAAGCAAACAATCAGTGATTGCCCTAGTGAATTTGCTGGGCTCAATTTTGAGCCCACTGATTACATTGATAAAAATGGTGATATTCAGCCAATGTATAAGTTATCCAAAGACGGATATATGCTATTGGTAATGAGTTTTACGGGTAAATCAGCAATGCTTATTAAAATAAAATTTATCCAAGCATTTAATTGGATGGTAGATCAAATCAATCGCTGGAAAGGTTTAGGTGAAGAGGCTCAGCATCGGCACGCATTAAAATCTGCTAAGTCGGAGTTAAAAGGTCGCCTTGGTAGCCAGTTAATGAATAAACGTAAGAAAGAAAAGAAAGCATTGCAATTGGAATATGAGCAAATACTTTCACTCACACAACCCAAATTATTATTTGTAGATGAATAG
- a CDS encoding DUF1441 family protein → MDKELKHLKLNISQIAALSGVHRQTASARLNHLEPVAGNSSNLKLYALTDILSEMMKAPAPVDNQEMLPQDRKAWYQSERERLKFEQEVGELLPASDVAREYSALAKAMVQVLETLPDILERDCALTPTAVSRVQGIIDDLRDQIAHQVLSDQSDGEESDEDEL, encoded by the coding sequence ATGGACAAAGAACTCAAACACCTAAAACTCAATATCAGCCAGATAGCTGCACTTTCTGGTGTCCATCGGCAAACTGCTTCCGCTCGTCTTAATCATTTAGAGCCTGTTGCAGGCAATAGCTCAAATCTAAAACTCTACGCACTCACTGATATTTTATCTGAAATGATGAAGGCGCCAGCCCCTGTCGATAATCAGGAAATGTTACCTCAAGATCGGAAAGCGTGGTATCAGTCTGAGCGGGAGCGTTTGAAGTTTGAACAAGAAGTGGGGGAGTTATTGCCTGCCTCAGACGTTGCACGAGAATATTCAGCACTGGCTAAAGCGATGGTACAAGTGTTGGAAACGTTACCTGACATATTAGAACGTGATTGTGCATTAACACCGACAGCCGTATCTCGTGTTCAAGGTATTATTGATGATCTTCGCGACCAGATAGCACATCAAGTCTTAAGTGATCAATCGGATGGTGAAGAGAGCGATGAGGATGAGTTATGA